In the Haloferula helveola genome, one interval contains:
- a CDS encoding DUF2071 domain-containing protein, with product MFAALKRHPFPVVAHFDRVMAVSFAFPVEVLKPLVPEPLEIDRYGDLGFVTVALVWTKGLRPAAMPAMFGQDFFLSGYRVFVRAPDGDRRLRGLKILRSETDKARMVFSGNLLTHYNYRRVAIRDEPGRLQTRRPDGRLSLDLRYEVSQDAGLPEGSPFPDWRTARQFAGPMPFTFDVEPSGGVVAIEGKRATWKPRPFKVLGCEVGLFDEEPFRGVEPQLANAFAVENIPYRWERGRLLDLHARS from the coding sequence ATGTTCGCCGCGCTGAAACGCCACCCGTTCCCAGTCGTCGCTCACTTCGACCGGGTGATGGCCGTATCCTTCGCCTTTCCCGTCGAGGTGCTGAAGCCGCTGGTTCCCGAGCCTCTCGAAATCGACCGCTACGGGGATCTCGGCTTCGTAACCGTGGCGCTGGTCTGGACCAAGGGCCTCCGTCCGGCCGCCATGCCTGCCATGTTCGGCCAAGACTTCTTTCTTTCGGGCTACCGCGTATTCGTCCGCGCGCCGGACGGCGACCGACGGCTCCGCGGTCTGAAAATCCTGCGCAGCGAGACCGACAAAGCCCGCATGGTTTTTTCGGGAAATCTTCTGACCCACTACAACTATCGTAGAGTCGCGATCCGTGACGAACCCGGGCGTTTGCAAACCCGTCGACCGGATGGGCGACTGTCTCTCGACCTGAGATACGAGGTATCGCAAGACGCCGGCCTCCCGGAAGGCTCACCGTTTCCCGACTGGCGCACCGCGCGTCAGTTCGCGGGGCCAATGCCATTCACCTTCGACGTCGAACCGTCCGGCGGCGTGGTCGCGATCGAGGGCAAACGCGCCACCTGGAAACCCCGTCCCTTCAAGGTCCTCGGGTGCGAAGTCGGCCTTTTCGATGAAGAACCCTTCCGCGGCGTCGAGCCGCAACTCGCCAACGCCTTCGCGGTCGAGAACATCCCTTACCGCTGGGAACGCGGCCGACTTCTTGACCTCCATGCCCGCTCCTGA
- a CDS encoding substrate-binding domain-containing protein → MDDRVERKSLAVQVADRMEAAIRSGQWAGKLPGNRTLAERYGVNRKTCVAAMDVLEQRGLIAPAEVGRCRKVLPLEDGKPGTVTKRQRLLILRPTASPMNLEDENLLRSFHEAWEAARGGVVWERVDYGRYRNPGPVLDRLIERHQAAALVLYVPLHQWGTAAVERLPSFQVGGVHGTSPKFSMCSFAINEGIEAVARYLAGLGHRRILIPVDSISGGFREAFIIGLAKGLGEPPESGTVEDLCPSFPEPVPEVWRTYWEKSFRRVRPTAVVVTEDVHLLSLYGFCADRGIRIPDELSVISTNYESHFEWCQPKPTMLRFPNRKALSHFKEWLSGGLRPIGKHFLKMDIVEGESVAKAKA, encoded by the coding sequence ATGGATGACCGGGTCGAAAGGAAGTCACTTGCGGTGCAGGTGGCGGACCGCATGGAGGCGGCGATCCGTTCGGGGCAATGGGCCGGAAAGCTCCCCGGGAACCGGACTTTGGCGGAACGCTATGGGGTCAATCGCAAGACCTGCGTGGCGGCGATGGATGTGCTCGAGCAGAGGGGTCTGATCGCTCCCGCGGAGGTCGGTCGGTGCAGGAAAGTGCTGCCGTTGGAGGACGGGAAGCCGGGCACCGTGACCAAGCGGCAGCGGTTGCTGATCCTGCGGCCGACGGCCTCACCGATGAATCTCGAGGATGAGAACCTGCTGCGGAGTTTCCACGAGGCGTGGGAAGCGGCCCGCGGCGGGGTGGTCTGGGAGCGGGTTGACTACGGGAGATATCGTAATCCGGGTCCGGTGCTCGACAGGCTGATCGAGCGCCATCAGGCGGCGGCGCTGGTCCTTTACGTGCCGCTGCACCAATGGGGCACCGCAGCGGTCGAACGTTTGCCGAGTTTCCAGGTGGGCGGGGTGCATGGAACGAGCCCGAAGTTCAGCATGTGCTCGTTCGCCATCAACGAGGGCATCGAAGCCGTCGCCCGGTACTTGGCCGGTCTGGGCCACCGGAGGATCCTGATCCCGGTCGACTCGATCTCGGGCGGCTTCAGGGAAGCGTTCATCATCGGTCTTGCGAAAGGGCTGGGAGAGCCGCCCGAGTCGGGCACAGTCGAAGACCTCTGTCCGAGTTTCCCCGAGCCCGTGCCCGAGGTTTGGCGAACCTATTGGGAGAAGTCGTTCCGGCGGGTTCGCCCGACGGCCGTGGTGGTCACAGAAGACGTCCACCTGCTCTCGCTCTACGGTTTCTGCGCTGACCGGGGAATCCGGATCCCGGACGAGCTGTCGGTGATCAGCACCAATTACGAGAGCCACTTCGAGTGGTGTCAGCCGAAGCCGACGATGCTTCGTTTTCCCAATCGCAAGGCCCTGTCCCATTTCAAGGAATGGCTCTCGGGCGGCTTGCGGCCGATCGGCAAGCACTTCCTGAAGATGGACATCGTCGAAGGCGAGAGCGTCGCGAAGGCGAAGGCGTGA
- a CDS encoding STAS/SEC14 domain-containing protein, with protein sequence MIESEILPNSILVLRPSGPISKEDVASVREKVDAMVADGGKLAGVMIEAEAFPGWKDFAGMTEHLGFVRQHQKEVPRLAVVSDSRFLTALPKIARHFLHAEIAHFDSGKADEAMAWLEAGRTKPHSAIRRGWFPDRKLVWIYVHGTIHTEAYGELVEWMEGILAENAPVSFLIDLEDLEGVDFGAVLKDLKFGLKHVGDIRKMALIGDAKWTHRLASIPNPFSLEIRAFDEAEEYDAWDWASS encoded by the coding sequence ATGATTGAATCCGAAATCCTCCCGAACTCCATCCTGGTCCTGCGACCCTCAGGGCCGATCTCGAAGGAAGACGTCGCCTCGGTCCGCGAGAAAGTCGACGCCATGGTCGCCGACGGCGGTAAACTCGCCGGGGTGATGATCGAGGCGGAGGCGTTCCCCGGATGGAAGGATTTCGCCGGCATGACCGAGCACCTCGGATTTGTCCGACAGCACCAGAAGGAAGTCCCGCGGCTGGCGGTCGTCTCCGACAGCCGCTTCCTGACCGCGCTGCCGAAGATCGCCCGGCACTTCCTCCACGCCGAGATCGCGCACTTCGATTCGGGGAAGGCGGACGAAGCGATGGCATGGCTCGAGGCAGGCCGGACCAAGCCGCATTCGGCGATTCGCCGCGGATGGTTTCCGGACCGCAAGCTCGTCTGGATCTACGTTCACGGCACGATCCACACCGAGGCCTACGGCGAGTTGGTCGAGTGGATGGAAGGGATCCTTGCGGAAAACGCGCCGGTCTCGTTCCTGATCGATCTCGAAGACCTCGAAGGCGTCGACTTCGGCGCGGTCCTCAAGGATCTGAAATTCGGGCTCAAGCATGTTGGCGACATCCGCAAGATGGCGCTCATCGGTGATGCCAAGTGGACCCACCGGCTCGCGTCGATTCCGAATCCGTTTTCGCTCGAGATCCGCGCCTTTGACGAGGCCGAGGAATACGACGCTTGGGACTGGGCGAGCAGCTGA
- a CDS encoding oxygenase MpaB family protein, with product MIPRFLVKRLDSLLREQLETNDAGLAIDFTKPVGEAALAEADSASWQVFRNPVSLLIGGIAAVLLELAEPRVRSGVWEYSSFATDPLRRMRRTGMAAMVTVYGARSTAEQMIAGIGRMHAKIQGTTPDGIAYRADDPVLLRWVHATALFGFLEAYRQFVRPVSAADRDRFIAEGVPAALLYGALDPPSSETELLTLFDNTLPDLEPSEIVHDFLRILRGVELFPRPLKPMTGLVIRAAVSILPAAVQERLGLRKLANLPPGGRLLLRTLGSQIDWLPLDSTPAAQSCLRMGLPSDYLAKRRRS from the coding sequence ATGATTCCGCGATTCCTTGTCAAACGCCTCGACTCCCTGTTGCGCGAGCAGCTGGAAACCAACGATGCCGGTCTCGCGATCGACTTCACCAAGCCGGTCGGCGAAGCCGCTCTGGCGGAGGCGGACTCGGCTTCATGGCAAGTCTTCCGCAATCCCGTGTCCCTGCTGATCGGGGGCATCGCGGCGGTCCTCCTCGAACTCGCCGAGCCTCGTGTCCGCTCCGGGGTTTGGGAATACAGCAGCTTTGCCACCGACCCGCTCCGCCGCATGCGCCGCACCGGCATGGCGGCGATGGTCACCGTCTATGGCGCCCGCAGCACGGCCGAGCAAATGATCGCAGGGATCGGTCGCATGCACGCGAAGATCCAGGGCACCACCCCGGACGGAATTGCCTACCGGGCCGACGACCCCGTCCTGCTTCGCTGGGTCCACGCCACCGCGCTTTTCGGATTCCTCGAGGCCTACCGTCAGTTTGTCAGGCCGGTATCCGCAGCCGACCGGGACCGCTTCATTGCCGAGGGCGTGCCGGCCGCCCTGCTTTACGGGGCGCTTGATCCTCCGTCGTCCGAAACGGAGCTGCTCACCCTGTTCGACAACACGCTTCCGGATCTCGAGCCGTCGGAGATCGTCCACGACTTCCTCCGGATCCTGCGCGGCGTCGAGCTCTTCCCGCGCCCTCTCAAACCGATGACCGGGCTCGTGATCCGGGCAGCGGTCTCGATCCTGCCGGCGGCGGTCCAAGAACGCCTCGGACTGCGCAAGCTCGCCAATCTGCCGCCCGGTGGCCGCTTGCTGCTCCGGACCTTGGGGTCGCAAATCGACTGGCTTCCGCTCGACTCGACACCTGCTGCCCAATCGTGTCTGCGGATGGGACTCCCCTCCGACTATCTCGCAAAAAGGCGCCGTTCCTGA
- the tnpA gene encoding IS200/IS605 family transposase, translated as MPGTYTALHYHIVFATKDRSPLIHAELQPGLYDYIGGIARSLDAVLIEIGGMPDHVHLLVRLPPKTALADLMRVVKSRSSGWVSANHRHHLPFAWQEGYGAFAVSMSDIPKVRRYIQKQPEHHREATFRDEFQRFLDVHEISYDAKFL; from the coding sequence ATGCCCGGAACCTACACCGCGCTCCACTACCATATCGTTTTCGCGACGAAGGACCGCTCGCCTCTGATTCATGCTGAACTCCAACCCGGCTTGTACGATTACATTGGCGGCATTGCCCGGTCGCTTGATGCGGTTCTCATCGAAATCGGCGGCATGCCCGACCATGTGCACCTCTTGGTCCGGCTCCCGCCAAAGACCGCGCTTGCGGACTTGATGCGCGTCGTGAAGTCCAGGTCATCCGGCTGGGTGTCGGCGAATCACCGGCACCATCTCCCATTCGCGTGGCAGGAGGGATATGGCGCTTTCGCCGTGAGCATGTCGGACATCCCCAAGGTCCGTCGCTACATTCAAAAACAACCGGAGCATCACCGGGAGGCGACGTTCCGAGATGAGTTTCAGCGGTTCTTGGATGTCCACGAGATTTCGTATGATGCGAAGTTTCTATGA
- a CDS encoding sulfatase-like hydrolase/transferase, with product MTPFLQLSRLLAVLLLVLTSTARAEQRPNVLFIALDDLNDWIGCMGGHPQTVTPNLDRLAAEGMLFTNAHCAAPACNPSRISIFSGRSPHKSGIYENAQKLRDVLPDATLLPKHFSNHGYRSTGSGKMLHYIIDAQSWDDYFPEPSTEMPIPETKYPDKRPLSLPRGGPWQYIETDWGPLDVSDEEFGGDYTVSEWVGKQLGKTHDKPFFLACGIYRPHEPWFVPKKYFEKFPLDSTQLPPGYKEDDLDDLSEQGRNLARNRYFAHIREHGQWKQGVQSYLASIHFADAMLGRVLDALEKGPNKDNTIVVLWSDHGWHLGEKEHWQKFTMWRACTRVPFMMKVPAGISNALPDGTKAGSHSDAPVSLLGLFPTLTELCGLPDGEKIDGKSVVPILKNPAASIMPAALTFLQDGKSVGVSGKDWRYIRYAGGSEELYDISSDPYEWNNLAGKPEHASDLERMRKLAPTEFADRPEVKVKDLPALPWTACTDAADLPPSKPDGNLMRIVFVNRRGEPVRLDWVSGKGEPVGKGTIAAGKNLEVRGRPGSVWAIRDDSEKCLGYFKVEDRAAKAVIR from the coding sequence ATGACTCCTTTCCTCCAACTCTCCCGCTTGCTGGCCGTCCTGCTGCTCGTGCTGACGAGTACGGCGCGCGCCGAGCAACGCCCCAACGTCCTGTTCATCGCCCTCGATGACCTGAACGACTGGATCGGCTGCATGGGCGGTCACCCGCAGACCGTCACGCCAAACCTCGACCGGCTCGCGGCGGAAGGCATGCTCTTCACCAACGCCCACTGCGCGGCACCCGCCTGCAATCCGTCGCGCATCTCCATTTTCAGCGGCCGCTCGCCCCACAAGTCCGGCATTTACGAAAACGCCCAGAAGCTCCGCGACGTGCTGCCGGACGCGACCCTGCTGCCGAAGCACTTCTCGAATCACGGTTACCGATCGACCGGTTCGGGCAAGATGCTGCACTACATCATCGATGCCCAATCCTGGGACGACTACTTCCCCGAGCCGTCCACCGAAATGCCGATCCCGGAAACGAAGTATCCGGACAAACGCCCGCTGTCCCTGCCTCGTGGCGGGCCATGGCAGTACATCGAGACCGACTGGGGTCCGCTCGACGTCAGCGACGAGGAATTCGGTGGCGACTACACGGTGAGCGAATGGGTCGGCAAGCAACTCGGCAAGACCCACGACAAGCCGTTCTTTCTCGCCTGCGGCATCTACCGGCCGCACGAGCCGTGGTTTGTCCCGAAGAAATACTTCGAGAAGTTCCCGCTCGATTCGACCCAGCTTCCTCCCGGCTACAAGGAAGACGATCTCGACGACCTTTCGGAGCAAGGCAGGAACCTCGCCCGAAACCGCTACTTCGCGCACATCCGGGAACACGGACAATGGAAGCAGGGAGTGCAGAGCTATCTGGCATCCATCCACTTCGCCGATGCGATGCTTGGCCGAGTACTCGATGCGCTTGAGAAAGGCCCCAACAAGGACAACACGATCGTCGTGCTGTGGTCCGACCACGGCTGGCACCTCGGCGAAAAGGAGCACTGGCAGAAGTTCACCATGTGGCGGGCATGCACCCGGGTGCCCTTCATGATGAAGGTGCCCGCGGGCATTTCCAACGCGCTGCCCGACGGCACCAAGGCGGGCTCCCACAGTGACGCCCCGGTCAGCCTGCTCGGCCTCTTTCCCACGCTCACGGAACTGTGCGGCCTTCCCGACGGCGAAAAAATCGACGGCAAGAGCGTGGTGCCGATCCTGAAGAATCCCGCCGCTTCCATCATGCCGGCGGCGCTCACCTTTCTTCAGGATGGAAAGAGCGTCGGCGTCAGCGGCAAGGACTGGCGCTACATTCGCTACGCCGGCGGATCGGAGGAGCTCTACGACATTTCCTCCGACCCCTACGAGTGGAACAACCTCGCCGGAAAGCCGGAGCACGCCTCCGACCTCGAGCGGATGCGGAAGCTTGCGCCGACGGAGTTTGCCGATCGCCCCGAGGTGAAGGTCAAGGATCTCCCCGCATTGCCGTGGACCGCATGCACCGACGCGGCTGACCTACCCCCGTCGAAGCCCGATGGCAACCTGATGAGAATCGTCTTCGTCAACCGGCGCGGCGAACCCGTCCGTCTCGATTGGGTCAGCGGGAAAGGAGAACCGGTCGGGAAAGGCACGATCGCCGCGGGCAAGAACCTCGAAGTCCGTGGACGGCCGGGTTCGGTCTGGGCGATCCGCGACGATTCGGAGAAGTGCCTCGGCTATTTCAAGGTCGAGGACCGCGCAGCCAAGGCCGTCATCCGATGA
- a CDS encoding UdgX family uracil-DNA binding protein (This protein belongs to the uracil DNA glycosylase superfamily, members of which act in excision repair of DNA. However, it belongs more specifically to UdgX branch, whose founding member was found to bind uracil in DNA (where it does not belong), without cleaving it, appears to promote DNA repair by a pathway involving RecA, rather than base excision.), with protein sequence MRSVDPGNRFSTWRDAARRLLAEDVAPANILWEKEAGLFGGLAEEPANYVVSHPAPIDVPKSFVELAKNVACHSDPRRWALLYRIVWRIVKGGERTLPAISSDPDISRARMMEKNVRREIHKMHAFVRFRKVGESETGRERFVAWFEPDHFIVEAASPFFRKRFANMDWSIFTPKGCAHWDGEKLGFTEGVAKDPCDDPDALEDAWRTYYRSIFNPARLKTKAMQAEMPKRYWKNLPEAELIGELVRDSRPRTGGMLETPLRPLKREPKNAYLDHLKQLSEQPACSLPPPGTPPDEIARLLASCRACPLWERATQAVPGEGPKNASIMIVGEQPGDREDLEGRPFVGPAGQLLDRALADAGINRSTSYLTNAVKHFKWTARGKHRLHQKPDAGEIDACKPWLLAELSSLAPRVLILLGGTAAHSLLGPGFKVTANRGRIDAPHLAPTVIVTVHPSYLLRLPANQAEEAYKRFVADLRMAITESP encoded by the coding sequence ATGCGCTCCGTTGATCCAGGAAACCGCTTCTCGACTTGGCGGGACGCCGCCCGGCGGTTGCTTGCGGAGGACGTCGCGCCCGCAAACATCCTCTGGGAAAAGGAAGCCGGGCTGTTCGGCGGGCTCGCTGAGGAACCCGCCAACTACGTGGTCTCCCACCCTGCCCCGATCGACGTCCCGAAATCGTTCGTCGAGCTGGCGAAGAACGTCGCCTGCCACTCCGACCCCCGCCGCTGGGCTCTGCTGTATCGGATCGTCTGGCGAATCGTGAAGGGGGGCGAACGGACGCTACCCGCCATCTCCTCCGATCCCGACATCTCGCGTGCCCGGATGATGGAAAAGAACGTCCGCCGGGAGATCCACAAGATGCACGCCTTCGTCCGCTTCCGAAAGGTGGGCGAAAGCGAAACCGGCCGGGAACGTTTCGTCGCGTGGTTCGAGCCCGACCATTTCATCGTCGAGGCCGCTTCACCCTTCTTCCGCAAGCGCTTCGCCAACATGGATTGGTCGATCTTCACGCCGAAGGGATGCGCGCATTGGGATGGTGAGAAACTCGGCTTCACGGAAGGTGTCGCCAAGGACCCCTGCGACGACCCCGACGCGCTTGAGGACGCTTGGCGAACCTACTACCGCAGTATTTTCAACCCGGCCCGGCTCAAGACGAAGGCGATGCAGGCGGAAATGCCCAAGCGCTATTGGAAGAACCTTCCTGAAGCCGAACTCATCGGAGAACTCGTGCGCGACAGTCGCCCACGCACCGGCGGCATGCTGGAAACCCCGCTGCGCCCGCTGAAGCGCGAACCGAAGAACGCCTATCTCGATCACCTGAAGCAGCTCTCGGAACAACCTGCCTGCTCGCTCCCTCCGCCCGGCACCCCACCGGATGAAATCGCGCGCCTGCTGGCTTCCTGCCGGGCTTGCCCGCTATGGGAGCGCGCCACCCAAGCCGTGCCCGGCGAGGGACCAAAGAATGCAAGCATCATGATCGTCGGCGAACAACCCGGCGACCGCGAGGATCTGGAAGGACGCCCGTTCGTCGGGCCCGCCGGACAACTCCTCGACCGCGCCCTGGCTGATGCGGGCATCAACCGCTCCACCTCCTATCTGACCAATGCGGTGAAGCATTTCAAATGGACGGCCCGCGGAAAACATCGACTCCATCAGAAGCCGGACGCGGGTGAAATCGACGCCTGCAAGCCGTGGCTACTCGCCGAGCTGTCATCCCTCGCACCGCGCGTCCTGATCCTGCTCGGGGGAACCGCGGCCCACTCCTTGCTCGGCCCTGGATTCAAGGTAACCGCCAACCGCGGCCGTATCGATGCCCCCCATCTCGCGCCGACCGTGATTGTCACCGTGCACCCATCCTACCTCCTGCGACTTCCTGCCAACCAAGCCGAGGAGGCTTACAAACGCTTCGTGGCGGACCTCAGGATGGCCATTACCGAATCGCCTTAA
- a CDS encoding aspartate/glutamate racemase family protein: MKLGSTIQPQGVQTTSLRKFGLIGGTSWRSTLSFYEAINDAINLRHGNNTNPRLNLASLDQASIHAAQKRGDWEAILELFEAAALELQSTGVEGLAFCANTPHKIYDAVQSALRIPVLHIADGIGRECARREFRHIGWLGTRFSMEEDFLLGRLRHRHGLKASVPSEAARQAIHRCVVEKLSMGHFDDDSRNLLLDQVRQFAESGAEAVVLGCTEFPLLMDGGAAALPLIDSLACHCEQIVRFIAGDESPEA; encoded by the coding sequence ATGAAGCTCGGCTCGACCATTCAACCGCAGGGCGTCCAGACGACGTCGCTCCGCAAGTTCGGCCTGATAGGTGGCACTTCGTGGCGATCGACGCTTTCGTTCTACGAGGCAATCAACGATGCCATCAACCTGCGCCACGGAAACAACACCAACCCGAGGCTCAACCTCGCCAGCCTGGATCAGGCCTCCATCCACGCGGCACAAAAGCGGGGCGACTGGGAAGCGATCCTCGAACTTTTCGAGGCGGCGGCTCTGGAGCTCCAGTCAACCGGCGTCGAGGGCCTCGCCTTTTGTGCGAACACGCCGCACAAGATCTACGATGCCGTCCAGTCGGCACTGCGCATCCCCGTGCTTCACATCGCCGACGGTATCGGTCGCGAGTGCGCCCGCCGCGAGTTCCGACACATCGGATGGCTCGGAACACGGTTCTCGATGGAGGAGGACTTTCTTCTCGGCCGTCTCCGGCACCGGCACGGCCTGAAGGCAAGCGTGCCTTCCGAGGCAGCGCGCCAAGCGATCCATCGCTGCGTGGTGGAGAAGCTCTCCATGGGGCACTTCGACGATGACTCCCGCAATCTCCTGCTCGACCAGGTCCGGCAGTTTGCCGAGTCGGGAGCGGAGGCCGTCGTTCTCGGCTGCACGGAGTTTCCTCTCCTCATGGATGGCGGAGCCGCTGCGCTGCCGCTCATCGATTCGCTCGCCTGCCATTGCGAGCAGATCGTGCGCTTCATTGCGGGGGACGAGTCACCCGAAGCTTGA
- a CDS encoding ThuA domain-containing protein, with product MKSLTILFATTLAASVLNAAEPLKVMLITGGCCHDYKTQTELLKKGLEERINVEVTQIHVDDGSTKPPLPIFGHPEYAAGYDLVIHDECAAGITDIATIEGVLKPHVDGLPGVNLHCAMHSYRFGNFKKPVEIGADNSKWFEYLGLQSSGHGPQKPIDISFVDKNHPITKGMADWTTIKEELYNNIAVHDSSHVLAKGKQGNQETVVAWTNHYGPKKTRVFSTTIGHNNETVGDARYLDLIAKGVLWATDKMDAKGKPLEGFGRKK from the coding sequence ATGAAATCCCTGACGATTCTTTTCGCCACGACCCTCGCCGCCTCGGTTCTCAATGCCGCCGAGCCGCTGAAGGTCATGCTCATCACCGGTGGCTGCTGCCACGATTACAAGACCCAGACCGAGTTGCTGAAGAAAGGCCTCGAGGAACGGATCAATGTCGAGGTCACGCAGATCCACGTCGACGACGGCAGCACCAAGCCGCCGCTGCCGATTTTCGGCCATCCCGAGTATGCGGCCGGCTACGATCTGGTCATCCACGACGAGTGCGCGGCCGGGATCACGGACATCGCGACCATCGAAGGCGTCCTCAAGCCGCACGTTGACGGTCTTCCCGGGGTGAATCTCCACTGTGCGATGCACAGCTACCGCTTTGGCAACTTCAAGAAGCCCGTCGAGATCGGAGCCGACAACTCGAAGTGGTTCGAATACCTCGGCCTGCAGTCGAGCGGTCACGGTCCGCAGAAGCCGATCGACATTTCCTTCGTCGACAAGAACCACCCGATCACCAAGGGCATGGCCGACTGGACGACGATCAAGGAGGAGCTCTACAACAACATCGCGGTGCACGACAGCTCGCACGTGTTGGCCAAGGGCAAGCAAGGCAATCAGGAGACGGTTGTTGCTTGGACCAACCACTACGGTCCGAAGAAGACCCGGGTGTTCAGCACAACGATCGGCCACAACAACGAGACGGTCGGCGATGCCCGCTACCTCGACCTCATTGCCAAGGGCGTGCTTTGGGCGACCGACAAGATGGACGCCAAGGGCAAGCCGCTCGAAGGCTTTGGCCGCAAGAAGTAA
- a CDS encoding DoxX-like family protein, whose amino-acid sequence MLHRVLRYALAAVWLTMGLGCKVLGLVPRHREIVARILGEEFAGLITIAIGIGEIGIAAWILSGFRPRLCATVQIGLVAVMNVIEFTLARDLLLFGAVNAAVALAFIVIVYLTERTRPCSPR is encoded by the coding sequence ATGCTCCACCGAGTCCTCCGATACGCCCTCGCCGCCGTCTGGCTGACGATGGGTCTGGGATGCAAGGTGCTCGGACTCGTCCCGCGCCACCGCGAGATCGTCGCACGCATCCTAGGCGAGGAATTCGCGGGACTGATCACCATCGCGATCGGTATCGGTGAGATCGGCATCGCCGCGTGGATCCTCAGCGGCTTCCGCCCCCGGCTCTGCGCGACCGTCCAGATCGGACTCGTCGCGGTGATGAACGTGATCGAATTCACGCTCGCCCGCGACCTCCTGCTTTTCGGAGCGGTGAATGCCGCCGTCGCGCTCGCATTCATCGTCATCGTCTACCTGACCGAACGCACCCGTCCATGTTCGCCGCGCTGA
- a CDS encoding RICIN domain-containing protein, translating to MNARTARAAALFLAVATIGCSEPGTDAPDRDPETSESTVELPPVDTPLMLRAKHSDSCLTLEDTSVIQRAHGGGGQIWTLERDDDGRWKILFNGLVLGATGEDDGSSVIVATDEGQPSQRWRFQAIDESYYRIINAGSGRLLEVADESTADSAPIQVRQETGASNQAWGIQVED from the coding sequence ATGAACGCCCGCACGGCGCGAGCCGCAGCCCTCTTCCTCGCCGTCGCGACGATCGGCTGCTCGGAACCCGGAACCGACGCCCCGGATCGCGACCCGGAGACGTCCGAATCCACGGTCGAGCTGCCCCCGGTCGACACGCCGTTGATGCTGCGGGCGAAACACAGTGACAGCTGCCTGACCCTTGAGGACACGTCGGTCATCCAGCGCGCACACGGCGGCGGGGGCCAGATCTGGACTCTGGAACGGGACGACGATGGCCGATGGAAGATCCTCTTCAACGGTCTGGTGCTCGGAGCGACCGGCGAGGACGACGGCTCTTCCGTCATCGTTGCCACCGATGAAGGCCAGCCCAGCCAACGCTGGCGCTTCCAAGCCATCGACGAATCCTACTACCGCATCATCAATGCAGGTTCAGGGCGACTGCTTGAGGTGGCGGATGAATCCACCGCCGACAGCGCCCCCATCCAAGTCCGGCAGGAAACGGGGGCATCTAACCAAGCTTGGGGCATCCAAGTCGAAGATTAG